The DNA sequence TTGTGCGCCGCCCCGGGGATCTCGTGCAAAGGCGAGGGGTCTGCCGCGCGGTAAAAAGCCAGGGACAGGGCCACGCCCAAGGCGGCAAGCCCCAGGAGCACGGCTCCGGCCTTGCGGCCTATTGTGTTGAGCAGGGCCATCACGCGGCCGTTGTCCTTCTTGGCGCGGCTCTTGGCTTTCTTCTTGGGGGCCCTGGCTTTCTTCTTGGGGGCCTTGGCTTTTTTGGCGGCCTTGGGAGGCAAAGGGGTCATCCTTTCCGGTCCGGGCACAGCGCCCGGCTTCGGCTTCTCAATCTAGGCGGCGCTTCCGGGGCTGTCAACCGGAGCCGCTTCCTCGCCGCGTTTCAAGGCCAGGATTCGCTCCCGCACCAGGGCGGCCATCTCCTCACGCGCCTCGGCCCGCATCCCCTCGGCCGGAATGGGCGTGCCCAGGATCACCTCTATGGGGCCGGGGTCCAACAACAGGCTGTCGTCCACCAGGGCCTCGTGGGTGCCCTTGAGAAAAAAGGGCACCACCGGGCGGCCCGACTTGATGGCCAGGAGGAACCCGCCGCTCTTGAAGGGCAAGAGCTCGCCGTCGCGGGAGCGGGTGCCCTCCGGGAAGATGACCACGCTGGTGTCCCGGCTAACCCGCCGGGCCGCCTCGATGAGGCTCTGCAAGGCCTGGCGTCCGGCCGAGCGGTCCAGGGGTATGTCGCCCACCGCCTTGAGCGCCGCGCCGAAAAGGGGTATATCGAAAAGCTCCTTTTTGGCCACCCAGCGGAAGTTTTTGGGCAAGACCGCCTGCAAGCCGGGGATGTCCAGGGACGAGGCGTGGTTGCCCGCGAAGACGTAGGTGGCCCCCGCCTCCAGGTTTTCCAGGCCCCGGATGCGCACCCTACAGCCGATGCCTCCCATGAGCAGGCGGGCCCACCAGCGGGCGGCCCATTGCAGCTTGTGCTCGTTCACCCCCAGGCCATAGCCGATGAGCACCAGCGAGCACAGGGGTATGGTAAGAATAAGCAGCCAGAGGATTGCCCAAGCGGACCAGACATAGCGCAAGGGCAGCCACCAACGGCTCTTTTTACCGCCCGCCGACGCCCCGGCTTGCGGCCCCTTTTGTCCTTGTGCTACATTCAACCCTCGAATCCCTTTCAGGAGTCAACCAATGGCGCGTGGCATCAATAAAGTCATTCTCATCGGCAACCTGGGCGCGGACCCGGAATTGAAGTATACCGCAACCGGCACCCCGGTGTGCACCTTCCGCCTGGCCACCAGCGAATCCTTCAAGGACCGCGAGGGCAACCAGCAGGAGCGCACCGAGTGGCACCGCATCGTGGCCTGGGCCAAGCTGGGCGAGATCGCGGCCCAGTACCTGTCCAAGGGCCGCCAGGTCTATATCGAGGGGTCCATCCGCACCCGCTCCTGGGAGGACCAGAGCGGCGAGCGCAAGTACATGACCGAGATCGTGGCCCGGGACATCCAGTTCCTGGGCGGCGGCGGCCAGGGCGGCGGCCAGGGCGGCGGCGGCAACTACGGCGGCGGCGGCGGCGGAAGCTACGGCGGCGGCGGTGGCGGCGGTGGCGGCAACGACTTCGGCGGACCGCCCCCTCCGGACGACGACATCCCCTTCTAGGCCGGCCCTGCCCGGCGTCATGGTTTCAGTTCAGGCGGCCCTCTGGGCCGCTTGAACTTGCGGTGGCCGCCCCTGCCTTCATGCGGCCCCCAAACCGCGCAAGCGCCCAACCGCCTCTAAAAGCCCGGCCTCGAGAGCTTCGGGCAAGGACCTTTGGGAAGCACCCATGTCGCGCCCCCCGGCCGCCCGCCGGAGGGCGCGCCCAACCAGGAGCCCGCCTTGCCCTCCCCGCTCGTCAGCGTGATCATGCCGGTGTACAACCAGGAGCCCTATTTGCGCGAGGCCGTGGACAGCGTCCTGGCCCAGACCTGGCGCGACTTCGAACTCCTGGTGGTCAATGACGGCTCCAGCGACCGCAGCCGGGAGATAGTCCTATCCTACCGCGACCCACGGGTGCGGCTCATCGACAACCCCCGCAACCTGGGCCTGGCCTCGGCCCGCAACGCCGGGCTACGTCAGGCGCGCGGCTCCTACATCGCCATGGCCGACGGGGACGACATCAGCCTGCCCCAGAGGCTGGCCAAACAGGTCGCTTTTCTGGAGCAACACCCGGACCTGGACGCTTGCAGCGTGGGCATGGCCTTTTTCGGAGAGCCGACCCCGTCCACCGGCTGGGTTGTGGCCAACGACCCGGAGCAGGCCAAGGTGAACCTGCTCTTCTTCTGCCCCCTGCCCCACACCCCCATCATGTACAGCCGCTCCCTGCAACGCGAAGCGGGGCTCTACTACGACCCCACGTATGACTTTGCCGAGGACTATGAGTTCCTCTATCGTTTTTGCCAAGTGGGCCGGGTCGGCTCCCTGACCGAGGTGCTCTACCTCTACCGGCAGCATCCCCGGCAGATCAGCGTGGCCAACCGCGATGCCCAGGGCCGGGACTCGGACCGCATCCGCGCCATGATCCTGCGCGATTTGGGCCTGAGCCCCACCCCGGCGGAGCTGAAGCTGCACTCGCTGGTCTCCACCAACCGCTTCCAGGGGCCTGCCGCCGAGCCCGCTGCCGTGACCGCCTGGCTGGGCAAGCTCTATGCGGCCGTGTCGCCCAACCCGCAATACCAGCAGGCCAAGTTGCGTCAGAGCCTATGGAATATCTGGCTGTCCTTTTGCCTTTCCCGGCCCGTGCCGCAGGGCCTGGCCTGCCTGGGGCGCGTGTTTCAAAGCCCTCTGTCCTCCGCGCTGGGCGGGCGGGGGCCGGCAGGGGCCAAAATGCTGTTATACTACCCCTACCTGAAACTTCGTTGCGGTCCGCCGTAGGTTCCACACCGCGTCCACCAGGGAGAACAACGCCGTGATCCTGGAGATAAATCCAGAGCATCCCCAGCCCCGCCGCATCGCCCAGGTGGTGGATGCCCTTGAGGCCGGCGGGGTGGTGGCCTATCCCACGGACACCATCTACGGCCTGGGCTGCGACATTCACAACAAGAAGGCCCTGAAGCGCCTGCACCAGATCAAGCGCCAGGCCGAATCCAAGCCCTTTTCCTTCATCTGTCCGGACCTCAGCTATATCAGCCGCTACGCCCTGGTGACCAACTACGCCTACAAGACCTTAAAGCGCCTCTTGCCCGGACCCTACACCTTCATCCTCACCGGCAGCCGCGAGGTGCCGGGCATGATGCTCACTAGGCGCAAGACGGCGGGCATCCGCGTGCCGGACCATCCCATCTGCCTGGCCATCGTGGAGGCCCTGGGCCATCCCCTGGCCAGCGCCAGCGCCACCGACCCCGAGGGCAACGAGCTGATGACCCCCTGGGAGATCGACGACGCCCTGGGCCACGCCCTGGACCTGATCGTGGACGGCGGCCCGGTGCCCGGGGTGGCCTCCAGCGTCATCAGCCTGGTGGACGACGAGCCCGAGGTGATCCGCGCCGGAGCCGGCCCGGTGGACGAGTTCCTGGTCTAGGCTGGCGGCAAAAAGACAAGAATAAAGAAGTTGGGAATAAGGGAAGCGGGTTAAGCGCTCTAGTGTCCGTACGCCACTCTGCCGTGCGGCCTGCCGACATGAGCCCGCCGGGGACAGGGGCAGAACGATGCGTATCAGTTAGGCGGCTCCTGGCTTCGTTCCCGCGCCCCCACCGGCACGCCATGCCCGAGCGCATGGGACCGCCCCAACCGCCCGGCTCACCGGCAAGCCGCCGATTCTTCCCTTACCAACTCTCAATCTTTTTCCTGAATGACCGAACTTATTCGGCGGCGGCGGCGCGCTTTTCCCGGCGGCTCTCCAGCCACCAGGCAATGACTCCCACCAGGATGCTGCTGGTGCCCAGCCAGGCGGCCACGTGATAGCCCCCGGCCACGCCGGCCACCAGGGCCTCGGGCGGCGCGGCCATGAGGTTGCCCTGGTCGGCCGCGGGCGCGGCGGCCAGGAAGTACAGGCTGAACACCGCGCCCATCAGGGGCACGCCCGAGGTGTTGCCCAGGGTGCGCGAGAGCGACACCAGGCCCGAGGCCATGCCCAGGCGCTCCAGGGGGGCGTGGCCCATGATGGCGCTGTTGTTGGGCGCCTGGAACAGGCCCAGGCCCAGGCCGATGGGCAGCACCCGCAGGATGTACTCCCAGGGCGAGATGTTCAGATGCAGGCCGCTGAGGGCCACGCAGCCGCCCACCAGGAGCACCAGGCCCAAAAGGCTAACCGGGCGGTGGCCGAAACGGTCGGCGAACCATCCGGCCAGGGGAGAGCTGATGCCCATGCTCACCGGCACCACCAGCATGAAGAAGCCCACCTGCAAGGGCGAGTAGCCCTCGGCCACCTCCAGATACACCGGAAGGATGAACACCCCGCCCAGGATGAGAAAGGCGACCCAGCCCATGACCAGGCCCAGGCCGAACTCCGGGGCCTTGAAGAGCACCAGGGGCATCATGGGCTGCTGGCTGCGGTGCTCCACCCACACGAACAAGAGCAGGCCCAGCAGGCTGGCCCCCAATAGCACCGGGGCCGCGCCGATCCCGAAGCCGTGGTGCTGCCCCACAGTCATGCCCAGGGCGTAGCACACCAGCGAGGCGAACAACAAAACCGCGCCTGGCACGTCGAAGCGCTCCCCGCCCGAGCCGCGCCAGCCTTGGGGCACGTAGCGGGCCACCATGAACCAGGAGAGGACGCACACCGGCAGGTTCACCAGGAAGATGGCCCGCCAGCCCACCGTGGCGATGAGCAGCCCGCCCAGGGGCGGCCCCACCGCCAGGCCCAGGGACACCGCGGTGCCCATGATGCCCAATACCCTGCCCCGCTGGGAGGCTGGGAACATCTCGGTGAGGATGCCCATGCCCAAGGCCTGCATCATCACCGCGCCCAGGGCTTGCAGGCCCCGAAAGGCAATGAGGCTGTAGGCCCCCGGGGCCAGGCCGCACAGGCCCGAGCCCACCCCGAAGACCACGATGCCCCATAGGTAGATGCGCTTTTTGCCGAACATGTCGCCCAGTCGGGCGGCGCCCAGCATCAGCGAGGTGATGACCAGGGCGTAGGAGACCACCACCCACTCGATCACCGCCAGGCCCACGCCGAGCTGCTGCATCAAGGTGGGCAGAGTGATGTTCACGATGCTGATGTCCATGGTGCCCATGAACGCGCTCACCCCGATGCCGGCCAGGGCCATGCCCCGGTTGTATTCCGGTTGCGCAGCTGGGTTGTGAGCTGATGTCTCGGGCATGGCGCTTTCCATGGGCAGGCGGTTGGTCAAGCTGAGTAGTGTACCACCATCCGGCCCATGAACCAGGCGGGGAAAATCAGGCGTGCGGCTGGGGCCGCTCCAGATACAAAAGAGTGCCGCCCACCGCGGCCAGGGGCAGCAGGGCGAAGTTTACTACCGGGATGAGCCCCAGGGCCAGGATGGCGCTGCCGTAGCCCAGCCAGCCCAGGCCCAGGCCGCGCACGTAGCGCCCCTTTTGCTTGAGGCTCAGGCCCCGCCGGTCCAGGGGGTAGTCCATGAACTCCAGGGCCAGGAAGTAGGCGGTGATTAGCCAGGCCAGGACGGCGTAGATGGCCCCGCCCAGGCCGGGGATCAGGTTGATGAGCAGCAGGGGCAGCATCACCGCCAGGTAGATGATCAGGCGCATGAGGCTCTGGCGGATCACCCGCAAGAGGTCGCGGGCCAGGCCGTTGTCCGCCCAGTCCTCGCCAGCGGCCCCGCCCTGGGCCAGGGCCTCGGTGCGGCGGGTGAGTAGCTCCAGGAAGGGCTCGGACACGATGCGCCCCACCACGGTGAACAGATACAGCTCCAGGGCCAAGAGGGCCAGCAC is a window from the Desulfarculaceae bacterium genome containing:
- a CDS encoding 1-acyl-sn-glycerol-3-phosphate acyltransferase, encoding MRYVWSAWAILWLLILTIPLCSLVLIGYGLGVNEHKLQWAARWWARLLMGGIGCRVRIRGLENLEAGATYVFAGNHASSLDIPGLQAVLPKNFRWVAKKELFDIPLFGAALKAVGDIPLDRSAGRQALQSLIEAARRVSRDTSVVIFPEGTRSRDGELLPFKSGGFLLAIKSGRPVVPFFLKGTHEALVDDSLLLDPGPIEVILGTPIPAEGMRAEAREEMAALVRERILALKRGEEAAPVDSPGSAA
- a CDS encoding single-stranded DNA-binding protein produces the protein MARGINKVILIGNLGADPELKYTATGTPVCTFRLATSESFKDREGNQQERTEWHRIVAWAKLGEIAAQYLSKGRQVYIEGSIRTRSWEDQSGERKYMTEIVARDIQFLGGGGQGGGQGGGGNYGGGGGGSYGGGGGGGGGNDFGGPPPPDDDIPF
- a CDS encoding MFS transporter; translated protein: MTNRLPMESAMPETSAHNPAAQPEYNRGMALAGIGVSAFMGTMDISIVNITLPTLMQQLGVGLAVIEWVVVSYALVITSLMLGAARLGDMFGKKRIYLWGIVVFGVGSGLCGLAPGAYSLIAFRGLQALGAVMMQALGMGILTEMFPASQRGRVLGIMGTAVSLGLAVGPPLGGLLIATVGWRAIFLVNLPVCVLSWFMVARYVPQGWRGSGGERFDVPGAVLLFASLVCYALGMTVGQHHGFGIGAAPVLLGASLLGLLLFVWVEHRSQQPMMPLVLFKAPEFGLGLVMGWVAFLILGGVFILPVYLEVAEGYSPLQVGFFMLVVPVSMGISSPLAGWFADRFGHRPVSLLGLVLLVGGCVALSGLHLNISPWEYILRVLPIGLGLGLFQAPNNSAIMGHAPLERLGMASGLVSLSRTLGNTSGVPLMGAVFSLYFLAAAPAADQGNLMAAPPEALVAGVAGGYHVAAWLGTSSILVGVIAWWLESRREKRAAAAE
- a CDS encoding threonylcarbamoyl-AMP synthase, whose product is MILEINPEHPQPRRIAQVVDALEAGGVVAYPTDTIYGLGCDIHNKKALKRLHQIKRQAESKPFSFICPDLSYISRYALVTNYAYKTLKRLLPGPYTFILTGSREVPGMMLTRRKTAGIRVPDHPICLAIVEALGHPLASASATDPEGNELMTPWEIDDALGHALDLIVDGGPVPGVASSVISLVDDEPEVIRAGAGPVDEFLV
- a CDS encoding glycosyltransferase family 2 protein is translated as MPSPLVSVIMPVYNQEPYLREAVDSVLAQTWRDFELLVVNDGSSDRSREIVLSYRDPRVRLIDNPRNLGLASARNAGLRQARGSYIAMADGDDISLPQRLAKQVAFLEQHPDLDACSVGMAFFGEPTPSTGWVVANDPEQAKVNLLFFCPLPHTPIMYSRSLQREAGLYYDPTYDFAEDYEFLYRFCQVGRVGSLTEVLYLYRQHPRQISVANRDAQGRDSDRIRAMILRDLGLSPTPAELKLHSLVSTNRFQGPAAEPAAVTAWLGKLYAAVSPNPQYQQAKLRQSLWNIWLSFCLSRPVPQGLACLGRVFQSPLSSALGGRGPAGAKMLLYYPYLKLRCGPP
- a CDS encoding EI24 domain-containing protein gives rise to the protein MPSPANPLSFFHAAASVPRAWGFIWRHKRLWPLAAAPFFLNLAVFALAFWLSYTYLGGWVRGLLPTGEGWWWAALLYVLLVLMVLALLALELYLFTVVGRIVSEPFLELLTRRTEALAQGGAAGEDWADNGLARDLLRVIRQSLMRLIIYLAVMLPLLLINLIPGLGGAIYAVLAWLITAYFLALEFMDYPLDRRGLSLKQKGRYVRGLGLGWLGYGSAILALGLIPVVNFALLPLAAVGGTLLYLERPQPHA